DNA from Borreliella garinii:
GAATCACAGGATATCCTCCAAGCCTCATTGTAGCACCTTTATCATTAATTCCCTTTTGCTCGGGAAGCAAATGAATAACAGGGCTTTTTAAAGGTTTGTCTTTTACTAAATTTTCCTCTGTATCAGCATCAAGTATCCCACAAACATTGCGAGCAAATTCTATTACAGCAAGTTGCAAACCAAGACAAATTCCAAGAAAGGGAATGTCATTTTCACGAGCATATTTAATAGCAATAATTTTACCTTCATATCCTTTCCCCCCAAAGCCGCCGGGAACAATAATGCCGTCAAACTCTTTTAAATAACTCTCATTTAAATCATTAGAATCAATTAGAGTGCTTTTAATAAGTAAATCCAAATTGGCTCCAACATGAACCAAAGACTCTCGAATTGACGCATAAGAATCATCAAGTTCAGCATATTTGCCACAAATGGCAATATTAATAATTTTTTTAGGCGCAAAAAAATTAGATTTTATAACTCCTACAAGCTTTGAAAGCTCTTCTATTTTTGGATCAACCTTGATATTCAACTTAGAACTTAAAATCTCATGTACGCCTTGTTTGTAAAAAGATATAGGAATTTCATAAATAGTAGAAACATCAATATTATCAATAATAGAAGTGCTCTCAACATTACAAAACATTGCCACTTTTTTTCTGATTTGATCTGTTAATACTTGAGAGCTTCTAGCAATAATCAGATCGGGGAAAATGCCTGCTTTATTTAAAGTTTTAACACTCTGTTGAGTAGGTTTAGATTTTTGCTCATTAATTCCAGCTGGACTTGGTACATAGGTTAAATGAATAAAAGCAATATTGCTGCTTCCAATCTCATGTCTTATTTGCCTTACTGTCTCAATAAATAAAATATTTTCCATATCTCCTACAGTTCCACCAATTTCAATTATCAGCATCTCGCTATTCTCAGAACTTGCAATCTGAAAAATTGTAGACTTAATCTCATCAGTAACATGAGGAATAAGCTGAACTGTTCTTCCTAAATATTTACCCTTTCGCTCATTTTCAAGTATTTTTTTGTATATCTTGCCCATTGTAATGTTCCAACTAGACTTCGCATTAAGATTTAAAAATCTCTCATAATGACCAAAGTCCATATCAACCTCTCCTCCATCATCAAGCACAAAAACTTCTCCATGCTCAACAGGATTAATAGTCCCGGGGTCAGTATTTAAATATCCATCACATTTGATTGGAGTGACCCTAAAATCATATCTAAACAATCTTGCAATACTTGCCGATGTAACTCCTTTCCCAATTCCAGAGATCACGCCTCCTGTTATTACCAAAATCTTTAAGTTTTTTTTCATGTATACCCCAAAATCAAACCTTTAAATTTCAAACCAATTAAGCTTACGCTTAAAAAGACACACAAATTACATATAAAACATTACTTGCTTACATTAAAACAAACAAAAACATTAAACTAAAATAAAATTATTAATGCTTAGCTACAACTCTATTCCTAAGCCATTGTTCTAAATCTTTTAAACTATTTTAATCATATTTAACAAAACAATATAATGAGCCTTTGGTTAAATAGTAATAATTAAACATTGCCAAAAAAACTAAAAATCCTAAAATGGCAAATAAATTGCTTTTTTTCCTAACACTTCCAAGCTCCACTATCTTAAAATATGAAGCTAAATATAAAAAAAATGCCGAACCATATACTATTTTAAAAAAAAAGTCACCTAAAAATCTATCAAAAGAAAAAATTAAATCCGAAGAACATGGTACATATTTAAAAACTAAATAAAGAAAAGATGTGAAAAAAAATAATAAAACAATATTCCCTAAAAAGAATATTAAAACCTTAATAAAAGGATGCGTTTTAAATGCTATTCTAAAAAACATGAAAATTGGAAAAATAGATAAAAAATTCAAATAACTAAAAAAGAAAAAATCAGAAAGATATCTTAATTCTAAAAAGACAGCATTCTCCCCTCTTACAAAGAATGCATTATCTAGGAATAAAAAAATATTAAGCCCCAAATAATAAAAAAATATTAAAATCAAAGGTAGCGCAAATAGATATTTAATTAAATTGAAAAAATAACGCTCAAAAGTTGAAACGGGTAAAGATAAATAAAGAATATTTCTAAAAGGATCATGAATTACTTTGTAGTAATCACAAATAGCAAACATCGATATAATCAGAGTTAAAACCATAATTTTAGGAACAAAAAATCTTAAAAAATCAGTTGCTGTAAAATTAAAATAAAATCTAACAAGAAAATAAGATATAAATATCATTCCTAAAATTTTGATTATTAATAAAATATAGAATTTTTTATTATAAAAAAAATCAAAATAAAATAAATTTAAAAATCTTTTTAAGCTAAACATCTTTTATTATCTCTCCTTTTTATTTTCAGTAACATATAAAAAGAAAAATTCAATATCAACAACTTCAGCTCCATTGCTACTCTCAAAATAAAGTGCCTTAAACCCATCTTTATTTTTTTCACAATACAATTCATTTCCATTAAGTTCGCTGATAATTTTAATCTTATAATTTTTATTAATATAAGATATTGAATTGGAAAAAAGAATTGACTTCTCCCCAACAATAATTAAATAATCTATAACTCCTGTCAAATCCCTCACATTGTGACCTGTAATAAAAATGACTCTATCATTTAAATTAGAAAGTACATTTCTAAAAGCATTTTTTGAAACAATATCAAGACTATTTGTTGGCTCATCAAACAATAAGAAAGAAACATTTGTAGCTAGAGAAAATGCAATAATACTTTTTTTCTTTTGTCCAAAAGAAGCAGAAGATAGATCAAGGGAAATATCTAGATTAAAATCTAATAAATATTTTTCAAAATCTGCCTTATTAAAATTTGGATAAAATCTAGATAAAGATTTACTGTATTCAGCTAAAGACAATCTAGGAAGTGAAAATTCTTCAGGAATAAAGAATAAATTCATTAAATTCAAGGGATTTCTTGGGAAAGCTGCCAAAGAGTTGAATAAAACCTTCCCCTTTAATGGCTCTAAAAGTCCACTTACAAGTTTAAGCAAAGTTGTTTTTCCAACCCCATTTTTACCAAGAAGCAAATAAGATTGAGGAGTCTCAATGTTTAAATTCAAATCTGAGTAAACTTCTTTTCCCTTATAAGAAAATTTTACATTAGAAACTTCAATAGCCATAAATACTCCTTAATATTAAAGGTCAAAATATAAAAAAAATTAATTACCCCAAAAATATAAATTCAATTCTTTATAAACAACTTATAAATAAATATAGAAAAATTTACATAAAGTCTTGAGCTAAAATTCCAAATTTTTAACATAATTCTAGGTAAAATTTGAATTTCGTTAAATCCAAAATTTTTTACATATTCATAATAATCTTGAAATTCAGATAATCCTTTAATCTCATCAAGAACAGAAATAAGCTTTTCTTTGTAAGCCCTATAAACAAGCTTATCGGGAATATTCCAGCTAATAATATAAATTTGCTTAAAAGAAATAAAATAATAAAATTGTAAGAAAAATCTTTTATACAAATGTTGATATTCATTTAAAACACCTTCTTTTTTTAATAAAGTTTCTATTGTATTAAGAGATAATTTAGCTTTATGCAAAACACTAATAGAAGAGCTCATGCTTCCCATTCTTTGGAAATTAGTATAAAAATAATTGTTTACAAAAGAAACCTTAGAGGCTTTTAAAAAAATTTGCATAACAAAAACCATATCTTCAAATACTACATTTTGCTGACGAATATTATTCTTTAAGATCAATTCTCGTCTAATCAATTTATCCCATAACGTTCCAACAACAAAATTTTTCCTTCCAAAACTCGCATAAACAGTAAAAAGTAAATTTTTAAAAGCCTCCTTACCTGTCAATGGGTAATTGGGAAAAGGAAGAAGAGATTTTCTTTTTACATTTATTGCAAGAAAATAAACATAAAATTGAGAACAAACAATATCAGAATTATCTGCCTTTGCCCTATTATATAAAACTTCAAGCATGGTGCTCTCTACAGAATCATCACTATCCCAATAAATAACATATTCCCCTTGAGCCTCAGAAAGCCCCTTATCTCTAGAAGCAGAAAGTCCCATATTTTTTTGACTAAAAATCTTAATAAAGCTATACTTATTAGCATATTTTTCTGCTATCTCTAA
Protein-coding regions in this window:
- a CDS encoding ATP-binding cassette domain-containing protein; its protein translation is MAIEVSNVKFSYKGKEVYSDLNLNIETPQSYLLLGKNGVGKTTLLKLVSGLLEPLKGKVLFNSLAAFPRNPLNLMNLFFIPEEFSLPRLSLAEYSKSLSRFYPNFNKADFEKYLLDFNLDISLDLSSASFGQKKKSIIAFSLATNVSFLLFDEPTNSLDIVSKNAFRNVLSNLNDRVIFITGHNVRDLTGVIDYLIIVGEKSILFSNSISYINKNYKIKIISELNGNELYCEKNKDGFKALYFESSNGAEVVDIEFFFLYVTENKKER
- the pyrG gene encoding glutamine hydrolyzing CTP synthase, which gives rise to MKKNLKILVITGGVISGIGKGVTSASIARLFRYDFRVTPIKCDGYLNTDPGTINPVEHGEVFVLDDGGEVDMDFGHYERFLNLNAKSSWNITMGKIYKKILENERKGKYLGRTVQLIPHVTDEIKSTIFQIASSENSEMLIIEIGGTVGDMENILFIETVRQIRHEIGSSNIAFIHLTYVPSPAGINEQKSKPTQQSVKTLNKAGIFPDLIIARSSQVLTDQIRKKVAMFCNVESTSIIDNIDVSTIYEIPISFYKQGVHEILSSKLNIKVDPKIEELSKLVGVIKSNFFAPKKIINIAICGKYAELDDSYASIRESLVHVGANLDLLIKSTLIDSNDLNESYLKEFDGIIVPGGFGGKGYEGKIIAIKYARENDIPFLGICLGLQLAVIEFARNVCGILDADTEENLVKDKPLKSPVIHLLPEQKGINDKGATMRLGGYPVILKKNTIAFNLYGQDRIIERFRHRYEVNNDYIDLFEKNGLVVSGFSSDFKIAKLIEIPKNKFFVACQFHPELITRIENPAKLFLGLIKACI
- a CDS encoding glycosyltransferase family 2 protein, translating into MEDIVHKYKVSVIICFFNSAETLDAMIKDAVNQTLKDKEIILINDGSYDSSLEIAEKYANKYSFIKIFSQKNMGLSASRDKGLSEAQGEYVIYWDSDDSVESTMLEVLYNRAKADNSDIVCSQFYVYFLAINVKRKSLLPFPNYPLTGKEAFKNLLFTVYASFGRKNFVVGTLWDKLIRRELILKNNIRQQNVVFEDMVFVMQIFLKASKVSFVNNYFYTNFQRMGSMSSSISVLHKAKLSLNTIETLLKKEGVLNEYQHLYKRFFLQFYYFISFKQIYIISWNIPDKLVYRAYKEKLISVLDEIKGLSEFQDYYEYVKNFGFNEIQILPRIMLKIWNFSSRLYVNFSIFIYKLFIKN